Genomic DNA from Macadamia integrifolia cultivar HAES 741 chromosome 6, SCU_Mint_v3, whole genome shotgun sequence:
CATCAttgacttcccacccagagTAACTTAAAATGTCTGAATCAACTCACCTATTTATTAATCCCTTTATCCAAATTTCTGCCCACCTAAAATTTCAACCCCTCCTGATACATCAGATTTTGCATTCTCAATCACAAGATCAGAATACTAAAAGTGTTCTTAATCAATCTAAACGAAAGATTTCAATCCAATGGTCGCTGTAAAGGTATGTCGCTCCATCTTATGATCTGAACCGGATGCACTATATCTGGGACCGTTTCTGTTAACAACAAATGACTCTGGGGTTCTATCAGGGTCGGACCGGACTCGGTCACTCGAGACTCGACGAGAATTCCACTCCCGAAGCATGGGAGGAAGAGAAAGCAAAGCGTCTTCAGCAAAAAGTGCAAAAACCTgtaaaaaggaagagagagagagaaatggagagTAAAAGCTCCGAAGCGGCATCGACGGAGGTGGAGAAGCAGAGGGAGAATTagtgaagaagtagaagaagaagatgaaagagtTGCCGGCGATCGACGGCAGCCGCAAAAGCATGACAGCAACAATGCCTCCCCGTAACGGTAACACAAAACCaccctcttctcttcccttggtGGTATCCCTCAACTGCCTGGAAGATTGCAGCTTCGAACAAGAATTTCTGGCGGGCATCGCTACCGTCGAGCACGTTGGCCTCAGCCGCCTGGCCGACGGCCTGATCGAGTCCGCTGCCGCCGTCATCCTCCAATCCCTGGCATTCCTTCCACGCGCCGCCCAGCGACGCCTCCAGCCATGGCAACTCATCCTCTGCCTCGGTTCCTCTGATCGCTCTGTCGATTCCGCCCTCGCCGCTGATCTCGGCCTCCGTCTCGTCCACGTCGACGCCTCCCGTGCTGAAGAGATTGCTGACACCGTCATGGCTCTCTTCCTTGGCTTGCTTCGCCGCACTCACTTGCTCTCTCGCCACGCATTCTCCTCCTCTGGCTGGCTTGGTTCGGTGCAGCCTCTCTGTCGCGGAATGCGAAGGTGTCGAGCTCTCGTCTTAGGGATTGTTGGTAGATCTGCTTCCGCAAGGGCCTTGGCAACTAGGAGCTTGGCGTTTAAGATGAGTGTGCTTTATTTCGATGTTCACGAGGTACTCACTGAAGTAAATGCCTGGCATTTctatattcaattttttttccccagtcAAGTTTATGCCTCTTCTGTTTGGTCTATTTTCAGTTGATCATTGGGTTTCTAGGTATCTGATGTTTCATGGTCTTGCGTTGGAACTCCTTTAATTCTGTTAGTCGGGACTGATTCATAGTGTTAATGCTTTTGAGTGCAAATCTCTTTGGGGTACAACAGGGTGCTGGTATCAGTGAACCTGCTTGAACTTTTACTGTTTTCCCTTGTCTAAGCGGAAAGGACAAAATTTCAGCTGATGGTAATTCTGAAACGTAATTCACCATCGGCTGCTAGTGAAAATTTTATGAATCCAAATGCTTTGCACCCAAAAATGGAGTTACAATTATCAATAGGTAGGTAGGATATAGCTTTCCTTACCTTTCTCCGTGGTTTTCAGTTCTTTTTTGATACAGCTTTTTTCATTTTGGTGTCTATTACTTCCTTGCTTATTTAACCTAAACTACCTAACATGGAGTCACTTAACAGAAAAACCAAATTCTCTTATCTGACGGAAATTTGCCTACCATTTCTCACCATGAAAACTGAGCTAGGCAAAAACTTAATTCCCTGTCTATCTTCTGTCTGTACATTTTGAATCGGTCTCCTCTCTCTGAGAGTGTCAACCTCCGCCATGGTGTGTTTTGCTTTTTCTTCATTCCTACTTTTGGTCCTCTGGTATTAGAGCCGGGCGGTGGGTGGATGTAAGTTCCGATGCGTCTCTGGTCGGGTACTAAAGAACTTAGTCCCACATCGGGGAGACTTAGCCACCACTGCGGTCATATAAGCTGGGCCTTACCTTCCCCTGCTAGACGCGTTTATGTGGGTGTGCTGGCGCCTCAGTCTTGTAGTCCCAAATCTGGTATGGAAGAACGTCCTTCAACTAGCAATGTGATCATCCCTCCACCACCATTGCCAGACCCTCCGCCGTCTTTTGAACAACAAGCAAATAGTGACAATGACAACTTTGTGATAGACGATGAAACGGACGAGGACACCTTTGTTATCGATGAGGAAACGGAGGAGCAGATTGCTCAACGAGAAGCTAATACCTTGATCGGACAGGTTGTGGTTGGAAAACCATATCGTAAATAGGCGGTGACGGAAGCTCTGGTTATAGCCTGGAACACGAAACATGGAGTTACAGTCACTCCACTTGTCCAGGATCGCCACCTTTTCTCGTTTAATCATCCTATGGATTTAACGAACGTTCTTATAGATGGACCATGGTCGGTGAGCGGAAATCTTCTGGTTCTTGAGAAGTGGCGGTCAGATGGGTCATGGGCGTTCAACAATGTTGATTTTTGGGTGCACTTGCAGGATATTCCATTGGAGTTAAGTTCGCTTGACTTCGCATTACAATTGGCGGCGAAGATCGGTCCTCCAAAGGAAGCTATGTTCATACAGGGTTACCAAGGTGGCCAACGTATTCAGTATTATTGATGTCATATAACTCTGGACATCCGTCACCCACTCCGTCTTACTATTCCTATCAAACGACGATCTGACGTTAACAAGGTGGTTTCCGATCTATTGTACGTTTTGTGGTACTCTTGGTCATGAGTCTAAGGCTTGTGTGACCCTCTACGAAGCTGAAGTTGCTCATAACTCTCATCATGGTTGTGGTTCCTCTCCCACATGTCTTAAACGCCCAATACATCAATAACCTGCAACCATTCTTGCTTCAGTTCCAAGTCCTTGTTTGCTTGAGCAGGCCCCACATAAAGTTTTTCAAGTCATTAGCGGTTTTGAGTCATCTCCATCAACTGTGTCTTCAAGTCAGCCTCCCACCGCTGCAACTTCTGGTGCCTAGAGTATTAGGCCAAGGTCATCTCCGATCAACCTTCCAAATCAAAGGTACGAGCCAGCTGTCACCCACCCGCTCAGCCTCTCCATTAATCACCCTAAATCTCGGCAGCAACATCCACCCTTATCCCGTATCACTCAGCCGGTCCTTCGGTTGCACCTTCCATTTTTTCACAACCTCCACCCACTCATCTATACCACCCGCAATCTCAGCGTTCCATAAATAATGGAGCTTATCCTTCCCTAGATAATGTAAATTCTACTCAATATTACCCTTCCAATGATATGCCCATCCCATATAACGGTCCCACTTTTTCTTACCCTCAATCCACACCAAATCATCTCACCTCCTCCTTATCCTCCATTATTCCCAATCTTCTTAATAGGCAATCACACCAAAATCTTAGCAGTGCATAATTGTCTTAACTATTACTCTCTATTATTCCCCATCTCACGGCCATTACtctttaaaatacaaatacTCCAAACCTTGCAAATATCATACCCATGCATGTGCATAACCCGGCTAGCCTGACCCTACCTATAAACGTCCAAGGAACTAGAACTAAGTATGAAATTGACATGCACGGATTTCCCGTGCACCTACCTACTCAAGAGGTTCACATGCCTGAAGCTGAGCCGATGGACACCATGGAAGCtggaattcaaaatagaactGGTTTAATGGGTGCTAAGCGACCTCGATCGGCATCCCCAGATGCTTCCTCCTCTGAAATTGTTGACCAAGATGAACATTTTTTAGAATTGAACCCGGTGGTAGCTGGAGATTTGCAGCACCACGGGTAGAAATGAAATGCCTCAGATGGAACTGTCAAGGCATTGGGAGACCCTTGACAGTTCATTTCTTAAAGCAACTCTCCCTTACAATATgcctagattttatttttttaatggagacAAAAGGGAAGAAGCAAAAAATTGAAGGATTATGTCGAAATTTACACATGCACTCATTATTCACGGTGGATCCGGTTGGTGCTTCAAGAGGGCTAGCTCTTTTATGGAAGAGTCACATGCATTTGGAGGTGCTCTCATCTGATAACAGAGTGGTGGATACAAAGATTTCAGTTAACAATGGCCCTCCGTTCTTTATGACCTGTGTTTACGGGGGATCCGGTTGTTTCTCAACGTCAAAGAGTATGGGATCGTTTGGTAACCATCAGTGCGGGCAGGAATTCGGAGTGGGTTATGTTCGGAGATTTCAATTCTTACATCTCTTGGCATGAGAAGATAGGGGAAAATATTCCAAATGATAGAGATATGCGCCCATTTCGTGATATGATGAATGCATGCTGTCTTATGGATCTCGGGTATCAAGGCCCAAAGTTTACGTGGTGCAACAATCGAAAAGGGAACTCTTCAATTCGAATAAGGCTGGACAGGGCTTTATCAAATCAGAGTTGGAGGACTACCTTTAGCGATGCAATTGTTTTTGTGAAGCAAGTAGTTGGTTCAGATCATTTGGCTTTAGAGGTTGACACTGAAGGTGGTACTTGTAGAGGGCATTGTCCTTTTCGCTTTGAATCCATGTGGTTTCACCACCCTAAATGCAAATCAGTGGCTTCTTTTGCATGGAACAAACCAGTGTCTGGCACACCATTTGATGTTGTTTCTCAAAAGTTGAATCATTGTCAATCAGCTTATAGGACTTGGAATAAAGAAGGGTTTGGAAATGTTcaatcaaaaattaaaaagtatcTGCATGAATTAGAATAATTACATTTACTTCCTATGTCAGACCTATGCCATGACCTTATTGCAGACCTTACTACCAAGTTAGACTTTGAAATTGCCAATGAAGAAGAGATGTGGCGTCAAAAGTCAAGACAATTATGGCTTACAGGGGGAGATAAGAATACAAGTTTTTTTCATGCTTCAACTATTCAGCGGCGCCAAATGAATCGTATCTTAAAGCTAAAGCGACCCTCAGGAGGTTGGACAAAATCAGATGAAGAAATTTACCAAGAGATTCTGGATCATTTTATTTCTGCCTTTTCATCGAAAGGAGTTGATGATGCCTCTCTCCATCAAGTCCTTAGCTCTGTTGAACCTAAAATCTCCAGTGAAACAAATGATCATCTTTGCAAAGTGCCATCCATTGAAGAGGTTCATGATGCCCTATTTTCTATGAACCCCCTAAAGGCCCCCAGGTCCAAACGGTTTTCCGCCAGCTTTTTTCCAAAAGTATTGGGATACTATAAAGGATGATCTTTTCTCTCTTgttctaaatttttttcaaacTGGTTATCTTCCAGCCTCCCTCAATGCAACTCTAATTTGCTTGATTCCAAAGGTGCAAAAGCCAGAGTACTCTGATCAGTTTAGACCAATAGCTTTTTGTGCAGTGATAGTGAAGATCATCACTAAGATTTTGTCCAATCGATTAAAGCCAATGTTGGATAATTTTATTGCGCCTGCACAGTCTGCTTTCATTCCTAACAGGTTCATTTCAGATAATATATTTATTGCCCATGAGATGTTTAACTACATcgggaaaaggaagaagggacGTAAGAAGCTGGTTGCAATGAAGCTTGACATGAAGAAGGCCTACGATCTGGTAGAATGGAATTTCATTGAAAAGTTATTGC
This window encodes:
- the LOC122082258 gene encoding C-terminal binding protein AN-like; this translates as MKELPAIDGSRKSMTATMPPRNGNTKPPSSLPLVVSLNCLEDCSFEQEFLAGIATVEHVGLSRLADGLIESAAAVILQSLAFLPRAAQRRLQPWQLILCLGSSDRSVDSALAADLGLRLVHVDASRAEEIADTVMALFLGLLRRTHLLSRHAFSSSGWLGSVQPLCRGMRRCRALVLGIVGRSASARALATRSLAFKMSVLYFDVHEGKGKSGRPSITFPSAARRMDTLNDLLAASDLISLHCALSNETVQIINAECLQHIKPGAFIVNTGSSQLLDDCALKQLLIDGTIAGCALDGAEGPQWMEAWVMLIFLAEINCINANGSSQGLQFVNLKLNFIFVFQINRRMEFVFASHSFDVWESWTLEGSFPEACRLVNCRNPLAILDVHIDILATVGDDGVARWLDYAGFMGRTC